The following proteins are encoded in a genomic region of Flammeovirga pectinis:
- a CDS encoding SiaB family protein kinase, whose amino-acid sequence MDNTIIKVHSEVNSLYDKMRGANGKELFAFKGIMNDDILGEILSRVEDSLSEHESLMKLQRRINVIAVEILQNIFHHFEGVDTMKASDSPTNIVMFLLSKGADAYYIVAGNYVPIETANFLKERIDSINELSVDELKMRYRKVLSNGDFSEQGGAGLGIIDIARKSGQKLDYEFTDTNEQSSFFTIKVSVPI is encoded by the coding sequence TTGGATAACACTATTATTAAAGTGCATTCAGAAGTAAATTCTCTATATGATAAAATGCGTGGAGCAAATGGTAAAGAACTATTTGCTTTCAAAGGCATTATGAATGATGATATCTTAGGAGAGATACTTAGTCGTGTTGAAGATTCGCTTTCAGAGCATGAATCATTAATGAAGTTGCAAAGACGAATTAATGTGATTGCAGTGGAAATATTACAAAATATATTCCATCATTTTGAAGGCGTTGACACAATGAAGGCTAGTGACTCGCCTACAAATATTGTTATGTTTTTGTTGTCCAAAGGGGCAGACGCTTATTACATTGTCGCAGGTAACTACGTGCCTATTGAGACAGCTAACTTTCTAAAAGAAAGGATTGACTCTATTAATGAGCTTTCTGTTGACGAATTAAAAATGCGTTACAGGAAAGTACTTAGCAATGGAGATTTTTCTGAACAAGGAGGTGCGGGACTTGGTATTATAGATATCGCCCGAAAGTCAGGTCAAAAACTTGATTATGAGTTCACTGATACAAATGAACAAAGCTCTTTTTTCACAATTAAAGTAAGCGTGCCAATTTAA
- a CDS encoding DUF1987 domain-containing protein, producing the protein MKDFLKKDTPKTPLIQMEYESGHFLISGRSIPENSIEFYKPLFEWLDEYNTKPQPKTLFDVRLEYFNTSSSKCLVEVFRKLEFLKASGHDVEVNWYYEEDDEDMQESGEDFKEVIKLPIHMHVLEEED; encoded by the coding sequence ATGAAAGATTTTTTAAAGAAAGATACACCGAAGACACCTCTGATACAAATGGAGTATGAGAGTGGTCATTTTCTAATATCAGGGAGATCAATCCCAGAAAATTCAATTGAGTTTTATAAGCCACTTTTTGAATGGCTTGATGAATATAATACGAAGCCGCAGCCTAAGACTTTATTTGATGTTCGTTTGGAATATTTTAATACAAGTTCTTCTAAATGTCTGGTTGAAGTTTTTAGAAAGTTAGAATTTTTAAAAGCAAGTGGACATGATGTTGAGGTGAATTGGTATTATGAAGAAGACGATGAGGATATGCAAGAATCTGGCGAAGACTTTAAGGAAGTCATTAAATTGCCGATTCACATGCATGTATTAGAAGAAGAAGATTAA
- a CDS encoding rod shape-determining protein yields the protein MGLFDFFSSDLAIDLGTANTLIIQKDKVVVDEPSIIALDRQNGKVIAVGTKAMQMHEKTHENIRTIRPLRDGVIADFHAAEQMIRGMIRMINQGKRFFTPSHRMVICIPSGITEVEKRAVRDSAEHAGAKEVYMIPEPIAAAIGIGINIEQPVGSMIVDIGGGTTEIAVIALSGIVGDQSIRTAGDVFTRDILDYMRRQHNLLIGERSAERIKVEVGSALTELDEEIEPFEVRGRDLMTGIPKVITVTYSEVAYAIDKSISKIEEAVLRALETAPPELSADIYDRGIHLTGGGALLRGLDKRLSIKTKLPVHVADDPLRAVVRGTGQALRNLDDFKAVLMT from the coding sequence ATGGGATTGTTTGATTTCTTTTCTAGCGACCTAGCGATTGATTTAGGTACAGCCAATACACTTATAATTCAGAAAGATAAAGTAGTAGTGGACGAACCGTCAATTATTGCATTGGACCGTCAGAATGGAAAAGTAATTGCCGTGGGTACGAAGGCAATGCAAATGCACGAAAAAACGCATGAAAATATTCGTACAATTAGACCTTTAAGAGATGGCGTTATTGCTGATTTCCATGCTGCTGAACAAATGATTCGTGGTATGATCAGAATGATTAACCAAGGAAAAAGGTTTTTTACTCCTTCTCATAGAATGGTTATCTGTATTCCTTCTGGTATTACTGAAGTAGAAAAACGTGCCGTAAGGGACTCTGCTGAACATGCTGGAGCAAAAGAGGTGTACATGATTCCTGAACCAATTGCTGCTGCTATTGGTATTGGTATTAACATTGAACAACCAGTAGGTAGTATGATTGTTGATATTGGAGGTGGTACTACAGAAATTGCTGTAATTGCACTTTCTGGTATTGTAGGAGATCAGTCTATTAGAACTGCCGGAGATGTATTTACAAGAGATATTCTTGATTACATGCGTCGTCAACATAATTTATTGATTGGCGAACGTTCTGCAGAAAGAATTAAAGTAGAAGTAGGTTCTGCTTTAACGGAGTTAGATGAAGAAATTGAGCCTTTTGAAGTACGTGGTCGTGATTTAATGACAGGTATTCCAAAAGTAATTACAGTTACTTACTCAGAAGTTGCTTATGCAATTGATAAGTCAATTTCTAAAATTGAAGAAGCTGTATTAAGAGCTTTAGAAACTGCTCCACCAGAATTATCTGCTGATATTTACGATAGAGGAATTCACTTAACTGGTGGAGGTGCTTTATTAAGAGGATTAGATAAACGTTTGTCTATTAAAACGAAATTACCTGTTCACGTTGCAGACGATCCGTTGAGAGCGGTAGTAAGAGGAACTGGTCAGGCATTAAGAAATCTTGATGATTTCAAGGCTGTTTTAATGACTTAA
- a CDS encoding guanosine monophosphate reductase, translated as MKIRKAYSFDDVLVVPKYNTIKSRRDVSFRTKVTKNHYIDIPVLIANMDTVCESNMCIAVGRLGGLGVLHRFLTIEEQANEVRKVKAEGLLCAAALGIKDYEDRLTALAEAKIDVIVLDIAHGHSEMTKDTLLFIKKNYPQIDVMVGNIATRDAAVDFLEWGADALKVGIGPGSMCTTRIMTGSGVPQLTAIDDVYQAVGNRIPICADGGIKQPGDVVKAIGVGADNVMVGSIVSGTDEAPGELITTNEGKFKTYRGMASFDAAISKLKKDNKKSREVISVEGEKTLVPYKGPVEPIIKKYLGGLASGMTYQGATTLDAMKGNVEFVEMTTSGLYESKAHGVRN; from the coding sequence ATGAAAATCAGAAAAGCCTATAGTTTCGACGACGTATTAGTCGTGCCCAAGTACAATACAATCAAATCACGTAGAGACGTTAGTTTTAGAACTAAAGTTACTAAAAACCATTACATCGATATTCCTGTTCTAATTGCAAATATGGATACAGTTTGCGAAAGTAACATGTGTATTGCTGTAGGTAGACTTGGAGGTCTTGGTGTTTTACACCGTTTCTTAACAATAGAAGAACAAGCGAATGAGGTTAGAAAAGTAAAAGCTGAAGGTTTACTTTGTGCTGCTGCTTTAGGTATTAAAGATTATGAAGATAGGTTAACTGCACTTGCAGAAGCTAAAATCGATGTCATTGTTCTTGATATTGCTCATGGTCACTCTGAAATGACAAAAGACACACTTCTTTTTATTAAGAAGAACTACCCACAAATAGATGTTATGGTAGGTAATATTGCCACTAGAGATGCTGCAGTAGATTTCTTAGAATGGGGTGCTGATGCTTTAAAAGTAGGTATTGGGCCAGGTTCTATGTGTACTACTCGTATTATGACAGGTTCTGGTGTCCCTCAATTAACTGCAATTGACGATGTTTATCAAGCAGTAGGAAATCGTATTCCAATTTGTGCAGATGGCGGTATCAAACAACCAGGTGATGTTGTAAAAGCAATTGGTGTGGGTGCAGACAACGTTATGGTAGGATCTATTGTTTCTGGGACTGATGAAGCTCCAGGTGAATTAATTACTACTAATGAAGGAAAATTCAAAACTTATAGAGGAATGGCTTCTTTCGATGCCGCAATTAGTAAGTTGAAAAAAGATAATAAAAAATCAAGAGAAGTAATTTCTGTTGAAGGTGAAAAAACTTTAGTTCCTTATAAAGGACCTGTTGAGCCTATCATCAAAAAATATTTAGGTGGTTTAGCTTCTGGTATGACTTACCAAGGTGCTACTACTCTTGATGCTATGAAAGGTAATGTAGAATTCGTTGAAATGACAACTTCTGGTCTTTATGAAAGTAAAGCTCATGGTGTAAGAAACTAA
- a CDS encoding CobW family GTP-binding protein gives MKKIKVTLITGFLGAGKTTFLNNLIKKYPDAKFAVIENEFGEVGIDGSLIVDNQEDIFELANGCICCSLNGELRDVLRNLLNSDKKFDHLLVETTGIADPSAVAAAFIGDPGIASLFELNATVGIVDVKNVIQSIKEDEIAIKQIAFSDFLVFSKCDEVSEETIKQALFQCKLMNPLALTEKNYNGEVVKKDILNLNSFSSSKVEERASFVAGAHSHNHGDTVSYSFTFEGNVDATKLEMWLSVLFQLQFEVIYRFKGIFNIAGESNKVIVQGVRNESKIVIGSEWGVGEQRINRIVIIGKGIKREAIEKKINTILLR, from the coding sequence ATGAAAAAAATAAAAGTAACTTTAATAACAGGGTTCTTAGGAGCTGGTAAAACAACATTTTTAAATAACCTTATTAAAAAATATCCTGACGCTAAGTTTGCTGTAATAGAAAATGAATTTGGTGAAGTAGGAATTGATGGTAGTTTAATTGTTGATAACCAAGAGGATATATTCGAATTAGCAAATGGTTGTATTTGTTGTTCTCTTAATGGAGAACTTAGAGATGTACTTCGTAATTTATTAAACTCAGATAAAAAGTTTGATCATTTACTTGTTGAAACAACTGGTATTGCTGATCCTAGTGCTGTAGCAGCTGCATTTATAGGCGATCCTGGTATTGCTAGTTTATTTGAACTTAATGCAACTGTTGGGATAGTTGATGTTAAAAATGTTATTCAATCAATAAAAGAAGATGAAATAGCAATAAAACAAATCGCTTTCAGTGACTTTTTAGTTTTCTCAAAATGTGATGAAGTGAGTGAAGAAACAATCAAACAAGCACTATTTCAATGTAAATTGATGAATCCTCTTGCTTTGACTGAGAAAAACTATAATGGTGAAGTTGTTAAAAAAGATATTTTAAACTTAAATTCTTTTTCATCTTCTAAAGTAGAGGAGAGGGCTAGTTTTGTTGCAGGAGCACATTCTCACAATCATGGTGATACCGTTTCTTATTCTTTTACTTTTGAAGGTAATGTTGATGCAACAAAACTTGAGATGTGGCTGTCTGTACTATTTCAATTGCAATTTGAAGTTATTTATCGTTTTAAGGGCATATTTAATATTGCTGGAGAATCAAATAAAGTAATAGTACAAGGTGTTAGGAACGAATCGAAGATAGTTATAGGTAGCGAATGGGGTGTAGGAGAACAACGAATTAACAGAATTGTAATTATTGGTAAAGGAATAAAAAGAGAGGCAATTGAGAAAAAAATTAATACTATTTTACTGCGTTAG
- the rpsF gene encoding 30S ribosomal protein S6, which produces MALKHYEVVFIVTPVLSDSETTEAIAKFENHLKEASADVYSSEDMGLRKLAYAIDKKSTGHYHLFEFKADPSIIAKFELELKRDENILRFLTVSLDKHGVAFNERRRNGEWSKKSETEEKSA; this is translated from the coding sequence ATGGCATTAAAGCATTATGAAGTAGTCTTCATCGTGACACCTGTGTTGTCCGATTCCGAAACCACGGAGGCTATTGCTAAATTTGAAAATCATCTGAAAGAGGCAAGTGCAGACGTGTACTCATCAGAAGATATGGGACTCAGAAAGTTAGCGTACGCAATTGACAAAAAGTCAACTGGTCACTATCACTTATTTGAATTCAAGGCAGATCCGTCAATCATCGCAAAATTCGAATTAGAATTAAAGCGTGACGAAAACATCTTACGTTTCTTAACTGTATCTCTTGACAAGCACGGTGTTGCTTTTAACGAGCGCAGAAGAAATGGCGAATGGTCAAAAAAATCTGAAACTGAAGAAAAATCAGCATAA
- the rpsR gene encoding 30S ribosomal protein S18, whose protein sequence is MSLQNEPINRKQERTKKYCRFTKYGVKYIDFKDSEFLLKFLNEQGKILPRRLTGNSQKFQKKIATSVKRARQLALLPYVADGLK, encoded by the coding sequence ATGAGTCTCCAAAACGAACCTATCAACAGAAAGCAAGAGCGTACTAAAAAGTATTGCCGCTTTACAAAGTACGGTGTGAAATACATCGATTTTAAGGATTCTGAATTCTTATTAAAATTCTTAAACGAGCAAGGTAAAATTTTACCTCGTCGTCTTACAGGTAACTCGCAAAAATTCCAAAAGAAAATTGCTACATCTGTGAAGCGTGCTCGTCAACTAGCTCTTCTACCTTACGTAGCAGACGGTTTAAAGTAA
- the rplI gene encoding 50S ribosomal protein L9, whose translation MEVILKTDIKGLGYKNDIVNVKPGYGRNYLIPQSYAKLATSANISMRNEEIKQAAHKLEKVKQDAVELATKIGELTLTLTAKAGESGKIFGAVTPLQVADALKAQGFDIDRKRIGFSSEIRMLGEYKAVLDLHKEVQQEITLEVVSA comes from the coding sequence ATGGAAGTAATTTTAAAAACAGATATCAAAGGTTTAGGTTACAAAAACGACATCGTTAATGTTAAACCTGGCTATGGTAGAAATTATTTGATCCCTCAAAGCTATGCAAAATTAGCTACTTCAGCTAACATCAGCATGAGAAATGAGGAAATCAAGCAAGCTGCTCATAAACTTGAAAAAGTTAAACAAGACGCAGTTGAGTTAGCAACAAAAATTGGTGAGTTAACACTTACTCTTACAGCTAAAGCTGGTGAGAGTGGTAAGATCTTCGGAGCAGTAACTCCACTTCAAGTGGCTGACGCTCTTAAAGCTCAAGGTTTTGATATTGACCGTAAGCGTATCGGTTTCTCTTCTGAGATCCGTATGTTAGGTGAGTACAAAGCAGTACTTGATCTTCATAAAGAAGTTCAGCAAGAAATCACTTTAGAAGTAGTTTCTGCATAG
- a CDS encoding alpha/beta hydrolase family protein: MNRFFFIISLLSFSIQICNAQWKNENLEGKWIGTADFELYPDLVFVNIDSLIKVKLFYHQEETNKVDNYKETLDSLTFQIDTPSMAATYKGEILNDSTIMGHLEVGYKQVDCNLIRVTPITIDDLGSLLGYFSFEDGRMIQIEPFYIDGTIHPLQILDFNNGKKRILYPTYKDEKQVTFSAGLKMASSYPTDFTITLFKNENGEAVRLQYDSYTEGTSLKEGKRLQDLADYKDISIKNEDIQIEGTLTYPNIDGGKLPLVIFVPGAGEQFRGNIFDEYVRTLPYYGIATFVYDKRGCGVSTGDRTTANFNDLAGDLTAVIEKLRKTKRIDSKNIGLVGFDQAGYVMPISASTNEHIKFILNISGALSKFADQEKQALEKRLKADLYTDYDIKITLDYQNLLMDYFETGVKTPELIAAHDKIIVTPMTEYVTTFDEEEYIAWWKRYFDFDAKQYWDKIKIPVYTLYGENDNLLDPTLNLERIASFKNSKYFEGKVFPKANHFLLTGGKRGDVQLTEVEGYPPFLFKTINEWIGVQVGLIKK, from the coding sequence ATGAATCGATTTTTTTTTATAATTAGCCTATTATCTTTTAGCATTCAAATCTGCAATGCTCAATGGAAAAACGAAAATCTTGAAGGTAAATGGATTGGCACAGCTGATTTTGAATTATACCCTGATTTAGTTTTTGTAAATATAGATTCTCTGATTAAAGTAAAACTATTTTACCACCAAGAAGAGACCAATAAAGTAGACAACTACAAGGAAACGTTAGACTCCTTAACTTTTCAAATTGATACGCCCTCTATGGCTGCTACCTATAAAGGAGAAATTTTGAATGATAGCACTATAATGGGACACCTTGAAGTTGGTTACAAGCAAGTTGATTGTAACTTAATTAGGGTCACTCCTATTACAATTGATGATTTAGGAAGTCTTCTAGGGTATTTCAGCTTCGAAGATGGCAGAATGATTCAAATTGAACCTTTTTATATAGATGGAACAATTCATCCTCTTCAAATTCTTGATTTTAATAACGGAAAAAAAAGAATTTTATACCCAACATATAAGGATGAAAAACAAGTCACTTTTTCTGCAGGTTTAAAAATGGCGTCATCATACCCTACGGATTTCACCATCACATTATTTAAAAACGAAAATGGAGAAGCAGTAAGGTTACAATATGATTCATATACAGAAGGTACTTCTTTAAAAGAAGGGAAAAGATTACAAGATCTCGCAGACTATAAAGATATCAGTATAAAAAATGAAGACATACAAATTGAAGGTACACTTACATATCCTAATATAGATGGAGGTAAACTTCCTTTAGTAATTTTTGTACCTGGTGCAGGAGAACAATTTAGAGGTAATATTTTCGATGAATACGTGAGGACTTTACCCTATTATGGGATAGCTACTTTTGTTTATGATAAAAGGGGGTGTGGAGTTTCTACGGGAGATAGAACAACTGCAAATTTTAATGATTTGGCAGGAGATTTAACTGCTGTTATCGAGAAATTAAGAAAGACAAAAAGGATAGATAGTAAAAACATTGGGTTAGTAGGTTTTGATCAAGCTGGGTATGTTATGCCGATCTCAGCATCTACTAATGAACATATAAAGTTCATTTTAAATATTTCTGGAGCATTAAGTAAGTTTGCTGATCAGGAAAAACAAGCGTTAGAAAAAAGACTTAAAGCTGATCTTTACACAGATTACGATATCAAAATAACATTAGATTATCAGAATCTATTAATGGACTATTTTGAAACAGGTGTAAAAACACCAGAATTGATTGCAGCTCATGATAAAATAATTGTTACACCAATGACTGAATATGTTACTACTTTTGATGAGGAAGAATATATCGCATGGTGGAAACGATATTTTGACTTTGATGCTAAACAGTATTGGGATAAAATAAAAATTCCAGTCTATACGCTTTACGGAGAAAATGACAACTTATTAGATCCTACACTAAATTTAGAGCGAATAGCTTCGTTCAAAAATTCTAAATATTTTGAGGGTAAGGTCTTTCCAAAAGCCAATCACTTTCTTTTAACAGGTGGTAAAAGAGGCGATGTTCAGCTAACAGAAGTTGAAGGTTATCCTCCATTCTTATTTAAAACAATTAATGAATGGATTGGCGTACAAGTTGGTTTAATTAAGAAGTAA
- a CDS encoding caspase family protein — MKPKLHILLCCFLSLSLLSIASEKRALLIGIDKYYDSETERFAEWQNLDGAVNDASAVYDILRAKYGFNEKNMKLLAGEKNTTKKAIIKGFNQLIKSTKPGDQVFIYYAGHGAQITNSQFYELDKKNEAIVPSDVLRTNEYLLDVEINDLLNQILDKNGELTVIFDNCFSGSGTRGKININELKSRYVPVSDLDIDTKFEKKQSAAERGALVISAAQDYQFAKEYKDSRGQSHGVFTYALIKAMQASNVNESAEDVFKRVNSIILYNAVPRQDPVIEASAERIKAPLFGGVADPSIGVQIGVVDAENKYKITLDGGSALGIVPGTQLSHGEKGTVVEVTSLFGVNGSYCKIIEGDKELSEGDLLKVTKWAPYNKNRLKVNYSSAGINTTDLEKVKELSKYYRGKNLLADNPLEPTIELLIKKDDSDKWVALNQGNKDVFSDNVPTSSDVDKYIKSKNVTGKVFIEIPPSEGVYKEIEGALVGQAKVEKVGTNARCDYQLIGKYNQSNILEYAWLRTSATNKDDHSPLPEITDWLSKEKTVLLSDFALRLGEVKSWLTMDVPPNNACFPYKLGLMKESNGEIISQGALVEGEVYTVSLYLDEKLYDSWNNEDRYIYIFLLENDGSMQLLFPDRNASVENNTEQIAQEKGDYKSTIKLVEAGELAVSPPFTTDNILMLSTTSAIIDTSIFNQTGVRSRGSGEDASLESLLEEEDTRKTNSVSNWYLEKHTFYGEEVN; from the coding sequence ATGAAACCTAAATTACATATTTTACTTTGTTGTTTTTTATCTCTTTCTCTACTATCAATAGCATCTGAAAAAAGAGCACTTCTTATCGGTATAGATAAATATTATGATTCTGAAACCGAACGCTTTGCAGAATGGCAAAATTTAGATGGAGCAGTAAACGATGCATCAGCAGTTTATGATATTCTAAGAGCTAAATATGGCTTTAATGAAAAAAACATGAAGTTGCTTGCTGGTGAAAAAAACACAACAAAAAAAGCAATTATTAAAGGATTTAATCAATTGATAAAATCGACTAAACCCGGAGATCAAGTTTTTATTTATTACGCAGGACATGGTGCTCAAATTACAAATTCTCAATTCTATGAATTAGATAAGAAAAATGAGGCAATTGTTCCTTCTGATGTATTAAGAACAAATGAATATCTTCTTGATGTTGAGATTAATGATCTTTTAAATCAAATTCTTGATAAAAACGGAGAGCTAACGGTCATCTTTGATAACTGTTTTAGTGGTTCTGGTACTAGAGGGAAAATCAATATTAATGAATTAAAATCTAGATATGTTCCTGTTTCAGACTTAGATATTGATACAAAATTTGAGAAAAAGCAATCTGCCGCAGAAAGGGGAGCACTTGTAATATCAGCTGCTCAGGATTATCAATTTGCTAAAGAATATAAAGATTCTAGAGGGCAATCTCATGGAGTATTCACTTATGCTTTGATTAAGGCAATGCAAGCAAGTAATGTGAATGAATCTGCTGAAGATGTTTTTAAAAGAGTAAACTCTATTATATTATATAATGCTGTTCCTAGACAAGATCCAGTAATAGAAGCATCTGCAGAAAGAATTAAAGCTCCATTATTTGGGGGAGTTGCAGACCCCTCTATTGGTGTGCAAATTGGAGTGGTAGATGCAGAAAATAAATATAAAATCACTTTGGATGGTGGAAGCGCTCTTGGTATTGTACCGGGTACACAATTATCGCATGGTGAAAAAGGAACTGTGGTAGAAGTAACATCATTATTTGGTGTAAATGGAAGCTACTGTAAAATTATTGAGGGTGATAAAGAATTATCTGAAGGTGATCTTTTAAAGGTGACAAAATGGGCTCCTTATAACAAGAATAGACTTAAAGTAAATTATAGCTCTGCAGGTATAAATACTACTGATTTAGAAAAAGTAAAAGAACTTTCTAAATATTATAGAGGTAAGAATTTACTAGCAGATAACCCACTAGAACCGACAATAGAGCTTTTAATTAAGAAAGACGATTCGGATAAATGGGTAGCTTTAAATCAGGGTAATAAAGATGTTTTTTCTGATAATGTTCCAACTTCTTCTGATGTAGATAAATACATAAAGAGTAAGAACGTAACAGGGAAAGTATTTATTGAAATTCCTCCATCGGAAGGAGTTTATAAAGAAATTGAAGGAGCTTTGGTTGGTCAAGCTAAAGTTGAAAAAGTAGGAACTAATGCAAGGTGTGATTATCAATTAATTGGTAAGTACAACCAATCTAATATTTTAGAATACGCTTGGTTAAGAACATCTGCTACAAATAAAGATGATCATAGCCCATTACCAGAAATTACAGATTGGTTAAGTAAAGAAAAAACAGTTTTGCTTTCTGATTTTGCTCTTCGCTTAGGGGAAGTGAAAAGTTGGTTAACAATGGATGTTCCTCCTAATAATGCTTGTTTCCCATATAAGCTAGGTTTGATGAAAGAATCTAACGGAGAAATTATTTCTCAGGGTGCATTAGTGGAAGGAGAAGTATATACTGTTTCTTTATATTTAGATGAAAAATTATACGATAGTTGGAACAACGAAGATCGTTATATTTATATCTTTTTGTTAGAAAATGATGGTAGTATGCAACTTCTGTTCCCAGATAGAAACGCATCTGTAGAGAACAATACAGAGCAAATTGCTCAAGAAAAAGGGGATTATAAAAGTACAATTAAATTAGTAGAAGCAGGTGAATTAGCTGTTTCTCCTCCTTTTACAACAGATAATATTTTAATGTTAAGTACTACTAGTGCTATTATTGATACTTCTATTTTTAATCAGACAGGAGTAAGGTCTAGGGGTAGCGGAGAAGATGCTTCTTTAGAATCTCTGTTGGAAGAGGAAGATACAAGGAAAACAAATTCTGTTAGTAATTGGTACTTAGAAAAACACACCTTTTACGGAGAAGAAGTTAACTAA
- a CDS encoding esterase family protein: MKRDISGWHSPRLNKWMDIVSYGHYGPALLLFPTAAADFLEYERFQLIDALKPFIDAGKLKVYSINSINTESWMNNQMHPRHKAERQEAFNHYIYDEVVPYIFNDCGGHTPIILSGASFGALHSANIFFKRPDLFWGLIAMSGDYQLHSYTKGYADDLTFFNSPLSYLPGWNDHYIIDQLKQKEIVLATGQGNHEKPSAAIELSHVLNAKGIHNHLEVWGHDIHHDWPTWRQMLPHFLGNWFIH, from the coding sequence ATGAAAAGAGATATTAGTGGGTGGCATAGTCCACGTTTAAATAAATGGATGGATATAGTAAGTTATGGTCATTATGGACCTGCATTACTTTTATTCCCTACTGCTGCTGCAGACTTTTTAGAATACGAAAGATTTCAATTAATTGATGCTTTAAAACCTTTTATCGATGCCGGTAAACTTAAAGTGTATTCAATTAATAGTATAAATACGGAGTCTTGGATGAACAATCAGATGCACCCAAGACATAAAGCTGAAAGACAAGAAGCTTTTAATCATTATATCTATGACGAGGTAGTTCCTTACATTTTTAATGATTGCGGAGGACACACTCCAATTATTCTATCAGGTGCTTCTTTTGGAGCTTTACATTCAGCAAATATCTTCTTTAAGCGTCCTGATTTATTTTGGGGTTTAATTGCAATGAGTGGCGATTACCAGTTACATTCTTATACAAAAGGATATGCTGATGATCTTACATTCTTTAATTCACCTTTAAGTTATTTACCGGGGTGGAATGATCATTATATCATTGATCAATTAAAACAAAAAGAAATTGTTTTAGCAACCGGACAAGGTAACCACGAAAAACCATCTGCTGCTATTGAATTATCACATGTTTTAAATGCAAAAGGCATCCATAACCATTTAGAAGTATGGGGTCACGATATTCATCATGATTGGCCTACTTGGCGTCAGATGCTTCCGCATTTCTTAGGAAATTGGTTTATTCATTAA